In Aquincola tertiaricarbonis, the genomic stretch CGCCTTCTGAGGCGCGCCGAGCACACGCTCGAAGTCAACGGATTGCACGAGACGTTGCACGCGCGTGGGCAGTGACATGCTGCGTGAGCTCGCAGCCCGCGGGGCTTAGACCGCCAGGCGCTTGCGGCCCTTGGCGCGGCGTGCCTTGATCACGGCGCGGCCACCGCGGGTCTTCATGCGCACGAGGAAACCGTGGGTGCGGGCGCGGCGGGTCTTGGAAGGCTGGTAGGTACGCTTCATGATGACGTGCTTTCGGTGATGACCCGCAGGATCAGGCGCTCTGTCGGAGTCTGTGGCAACG encodes the following:
- the rpmH gene encoding 50S ribosomal protein L34, producing the protein MKRTYQPSKTRRARTHGFLVRMKTRGGRAVIKARRAKGRKRLAV